One genomic segment of Methanocella sp. includes these proteins:
- a CDS encoding MBL fold metallo-hydrolase yields the protein MKLVHIAGDSYYVPGLTNVGVYRDCVVDPGKNENVDWARPETSFGRNVSTGLITHGHNDHFWHAADLQSRGAKIYAPRGERPMIENIDVHMGGFFLWTRPPEGMKPWYFRGTPCRLDGIVEGLDMPLKIIPLAGHTDWHTGYMTPDGVLMAGDSIVDKKVWDKTGIVYNTNIPGTRQTLRKIMDMDADFVLPAHARAFTKDEAIEQAEGNLRGLDRLERTILDALDRRGVSTEDVVCKVSFALNLRDVFNDYLVCETEVLAFLFALEKDGAVDYELKGHKVLWRAR from the coding sequence TTGAAGCTCGTCCACATCGCCGGGGATAGTTATTACGTTCCAGGGCTGACCAACGTCGGCGTTTACAGGGACTGCGTCGTCGACCCCGGCAAGAACGAGAACGTCGACTGGGCGAGGCCCGAGACCTCCTTTGGAAGAAACGTCTCCACGGGGCTCATCACCCACGGCCATAACGATCATTTCTGGCATGCGGCAGACCTGCAGTCCCGGGGAGCGAAGATTTATGCGCCCCGCGGCGAGCGCCCTATGATCGAGAATATCGATGTACATATGGGCGGCTTCTTTTTATGGACACGGCCACCGGAGGGCATGAAGCCCTGGTATTTCCGGGGCACGCCCTGCCGGCTTGACGGCATCGTGGAGGGCCTGGACATGCCCCTGAAGATCATACCGCTGGCGGGCCATACCGACTGGCACACGGGCTACATGACGCCGGACGGAGTCCTCATGGCCGGCGACAGCATCGTGGATAAAAAAGTCTGGGATAAGACGGGCATCGTCTATAATACGAATATCCCCGGGACACGCCAGACACTCCGAAAGATCATGGACATGGACGCGGATTTCGTCCTGCCGGCGCACGCGAGGGCCTTTACTAAGGACGAGGCGATTGAGCAGGCGGAAGGCAACCTGCGGGGGCTTGACCGGCTCGAGCGTACCATCCTCGATGCCCTGGACAGGCGGGGCGTCTCGACGGAGGACGTCGTGTGCAAAGTCTCCTTTGCGCTAAACCTCAGGGACGTGTTCAACGACTATCTCGTCTGCGAGACCGAGGTCCTGGCTTTCCTTTTCGCGCTGGAAAAGGATGGCGCAGTCGACTATGAGCTAAAAGGCCATAAGGTCTTATGGCGCGCCCGTTGA
- a CDS encoding M48 family metallopeptidase, translating into MKDIPGQRYIKWMNATGKNGADNYYVKGERRQGTTFYILLALIMALVVILAFEAYRGLYPLSMDTLWHFTYMALGLAVGAVAGIILYNAFNSYRIVQIMLRNSIRASPGAFPEVYGAVQRAAERLSTDAPPAYITQSPSVNAYLVRLGLRKKIIMINTGLLRAMEGDELLFILGHEISHAKYGRWRRIPGIGLPYIVAPQYNEYRCDRGGLAASRNIEASMRALLKLVTGKEFIDRVSVKDFEKEKGEAPSKVLQRLASHPMIDARVKELIKFSNSPAYTLYQNMQ; encoded by the coding sequence ATGAAAGATATACCGGGGCAGCGATATATCAAATGGATGAACGCCACGGGGAAAAACGGCGCCGACAATTATTACGTGAAAGGAGAGCGAAGGCAGGGCACAACTTTTTACATTCTACTGGCCCTTATAATGGCGCTCGTCGTTATTCTCGCGTTCGAAGCCTATCGGGGCCTGTACCCTTTGAGCATGGACACGCTCTGGCATTTCACCTATATGGCCCTCGGCCTCGCCGTCGGAGCCGTCGCGGGCATCATTCTGTATAATGCGTTCAACAGCTACCGTATCGTCCAGATCATGCTCAGAAACAGCATCCGGGCCTCGCCCGGCGCATTCCCGGAGGTATACGGCGCGGTCCAGCGGGCGGCAGAGCGCCTATCCACGGATGCGCCTCCGGCCTATATTACGCAGAGCCCGTCCGTGAACGCCTACCTTGTGCGACTGGGATTGAGGAAGAAGATCATCATGATCAATACCGGGCTCCTGCGGGCCATGGAAGGTGACGAGCTATTATTTATCCTGGGGCATGAGATATCCCACGCGAAATATGGCCGGTGGCGGCGCATTCCCGGCATAGGACTGCCGTATATCGTCGCACCCCAGTACAATGAGTACCGCTGCGACCGGGGCGGGCTCGCCGCATCCCGGAACATCGAGGCCTCGATGCGGGCGCTCCTGAAGCTGGTCACCGGCAAGGAGTTCATCGACCGCGTCAGCGTAAAGGATTTTGAAAAGGAAAAAGGGGAGGCGCCGTCGAAGGTGCTCCAGAGGCTGGCGTCGCACCCGATGATCGACGCCAGGGTTAAGGAATTAATTAAATTCTCTAATTCACCGGCCTACACTCTATACCAGAACATGCAATAA
- a CDS encoding NifB/NifX family molybdenum-iron cluster-binding protein, whose translation MKICVPMKSTMVHNHFGKAPEFMLLVVEEGKVVSREKVPNPGREKGAVLELMPAHGVTHVIAGGMGERAKGILKEHNIVIVTGALGSIDNAVDRFLKGELKPAEVPCCNENLCGK comes from the coding sequence ATGAAGATCTGCGTCCCGATGAAGAGCACCATGGTGCATAATCACTTCGGGAAAGCCCCGGAGTTTATGCTTCTCGTGGTGGAGGAAGGAAAGGTCGTTTCCCGGGAAAAGGTCCCTAACCCCGGGCGCGAGAAGGGCGCCGTCCTGGAATTGATGCCGGCCCACGGCGTTACGCACGTCATCGCCGGCGGCATGGGCGAAAGGGCGAAGGGGATATTGAAAGAGCACAACATCGTCATCGTCACCGGTGCCCTTGGGTCCATCGATAACGCCGTCGACCGGTTTCTTAAGGGAGAGTTAAAGCCTGCGGAAGTGCCCTGCTGCAACGAGAACCTGTGCGGCAAATGA
- a CDS encoding MBL fold metallo-hydrolase, whose product MASKTKGPVRLAGNSYYLPAMSNTGLFKGYVIDPGSSGYEDVGLDNIHSVLITHGHNDHFRHAHEFRERGARVIASKEDALLVRNPEVNVRGLFSWARPPKEMITPYFQGDACEVDLYIEDWLDSSITAVYLPGHTLGEYGFITEDRVLYSADSLYSKELWGKYKLPYSIDPDLCRESIKKIKTLDFDYLVPGHGDPLSREDALRAADFHLGQLDFVDEVVLSLIKEPVSTENLVTMFCNELDLYKSLNNYWLTLVMLKGHLSSLNYQGRVAYRLENYCMFWYRV is encoded by the coding sequence ATGGCTTCCAAGACAAAAGGCCCGGTCCGCTTGGCCGGCAACTCGTACTACCTGCCCGCGATGAGCAATACCGGGCTTTTCAAGGGATACGTGATCGACCCGGGATCCTCCGGATACGAGGACGTCGGCCTGGACAATATCCATTCCGTGCTCATCACGCACGGCCACAACGACCACTTCCGGCACGCCCACGAGTTCCGGGAGCGCGGCGCCCGCGTCATCGCCTCCAAGGAGGATGCCCTTCTCGTCCGCAACCCCGAGGTCAACGTGCGCGGCCTGTTTAGCTGGGCCCGCCCGCCTAAGGAAATGATCACCCCGTACTTCCAGGGCGACGCCTGCGAGGTCGACCTCTACATCGAGGACTGGCTGGACTCGTCCATCACCGCCGTCTACCTGCCCGGCCACACGCTGGGCGAGTACGGCTTCATCACCGAGGACCGCGTCCTTTACTCGGCCGATTCGCTCTACTCGAAGGAGCTCTGGGGCAAGTACAAGCTGCCCTACAGCATCGACCCGGACCTGTGCCGCGAGTCCATCAAAAAGATCAAGACCCTGGACTTCGATTACCTTGTGCCGGGCCACGGCGATCCGTTGAGCCGGGAAGATGCGCTGAGGGCCGCGGACTTCCACCTGGGCCAGCTCGACTTCGTGGACGAGGTCGTCCTTAGCCTCATAAAGGAGCCGGTATCGACCGAAAATCTCGTGACCATGTTCTGCAACGAGCTCGATCTCTACAAGAGCCTCAACAATTACTGGCTTACCCTTGTAATGCTAAAAGGCCATTTGAGCAGCCTCAACTATCAGGGCCGCGTCGCCTACAGGCTAGAAAATTATTGCATGTTCTGGTATAGAGTGTAG
- the cfbA gene encoding sirohydrochlorin nickelochelatase, translating to MNNAEKFGLLVVGHGSSLPYNKQLIQDVADMLSKKMPRAVTRIGFMNINKPSIKDGLDGFKGTGIKKVVVFPLFLAKGVHTTEDVPRLIGLGEGQKRIAYDGFDIVYADPLGADDLIAELSAKRIQEAFKNYARN from the coding sequence ATGAATAACGCTGAAAAATTCGGCCTGCTGGTCGTGGGCCATGGCAGCTCGCTGCCGTACAACAAGCAGCTCATACAGGACGTCGCGGACATGCTTTCTAAAAAGATGCCCCGGGCCGTGACGAGGATCGGGTTCATGAACATCAATAAGCCCAGCATAAAGGACGGCCTCGACGGCTTCAAGGGTACGGGCATAAAAAAAGTCGTCGTCTTCCCGTTATTTTTAGCGAAGGGCGTCCACACGACGGAAGACGTGCCGCGCCTCATCGGCCTGGGCGAGGGCCAGAAACGCATCGCCTACGACGGCTTCGACATCGTGTACGCCGACCCTCTGGGCGCGGACGACCTGATCGCCGAATTATCGGCCAAGCGTATCCAGGAAGCGTTCAAGAACTATGCAAGGAACTAG
- the cfbC gene encoding Ni-sirohydrochlorin a,c-diamide reductive cyclase ATP-dependent reductase subunit — protein sequence MKKHLAIYGKGGIGKSSTASNVAAAMGEKGVRAMLIGCDPKSDSSITLLGGKRIPTIMDTVRKKGSIKEEDVVFEGFNGVKCAEVGGPEPGVGCAGRGIIVAVQALQKTSSAMKDSDVIIYDVPGDIVCGGFAVPITKGMVREAYIITSGEYMPLYAANNICRGLRTLHTPLSGIICNEREAEHEREIVEKFAAALGVPMLAYIPRHKIVQNCERAGKSVIEGEPESAMADVYRSLAGRILTEKNKKVPDSLEDEDLRKLTR from the coding sequence ATGAAAAAACATCTGGCCATCTATGGCAAGGGCGGCATCGGCAAGTCGTCGACGGCGTCGAACGTCGCCGCGGCCATGGGCGAAAAAGGCGTAAGGGCCATGCTCATCGGGTGCGACCCCAAGAGTGACTCGTCCATCACGCTGCTGGGCGGAAAGCGGATACCCACCATCATGGATACCGTGCGTAAAAAAGGATCCATAAAAGAAGAGGACGTGGTCTTCGAGGGCTTCAACGGGGTCAAATGCGCCGAGGTCGGCGGCCCCGAGCCGGGAGTGGGCTGCGCGGGCCGGGGCATCATCGTCGCCGTGCAGGCGCTCCAAAAGACCAGCAGCGCTATGAAGGACTCTGATGTTATAATATACGACGTCCCGGGCGACATCGTGTGCGGCGGCTTCGCCGTGCCCATCACAAAGGGCATGGTGCGCGAGGCATATATTATCACGTCGGGCGAGTACATGCCCCTCTACGCCGCCAACAACATCTGCCGGGGCCTGAGGACGCTGCACACTCCTTTATCGGGCATCATCTGCAACGAGCGCGAGGCCGAGCACGAGCGGGAGATCGTGGAAAAGTTCGCCGCGGCGTTGGGCGTGCCCATGCTGGCGTACATTCCGCGGCACAAGATAGTGCAAAACTGCGAGCGCGCCGGGAAGAGCGTCATCGAGGGAGAGCCCGAATCGGCGATGGCCGACGTGTACAGGTCCCTTGCGGGCCGAATTCTGACGGAAAAGAATAAAAAGGTTCCCGATTCATTAGAAGACGAAGACCTGAGGAAGCTAACCCGATGA
- the cfbB gene encoding Ni-sirohydrochlorin a,c-diamide synthase gives MMTIPRLILAGDRSSAGKTTISTGVMSLLYERGLKVQPFKVGLDYIDPSYHSLVTHRQSENLDGFLMSEPAIVEAFQHSAEGSDVAIIEGVRGLYEGLEALSDIGSTAQIAKILNAPVVLVLDAQSITRSTAAIVKGYKDFDKRINFKGVILNKVGSDRHAEKATAAIQKYTGVEVLGAIPRNKGMSLTMRHLGLIPAREGASMVDDFGVRIDKIKAIVQEHVNIDRLLEIAKSAPKLKTGRQSIFKQEKPTGARIGVAMDEAFNFYYKDNVDLLQLKGAEVVYFSPLHDREIPDVDGLILGGGYPEFFARELSENASMRKSIADASASGMPIYAECGGMMYLTGTLEDEKGKRFDMVGAFGGVASMKHIRHIGYVLGQLEKDTPIGVKGTFFKGHEFHYSVLTDVPPDAKFAYRMDRGIGIKDGLDGMLVNNTLGSYTHLHAASYVPFARNFVDACVEYKGQ, from the coding sequence ATGATGACGATCCCCAGGCTCATCCTCGCCGGCGACCGGAGCTCCGCGGGCAAGACGACCATATCCACGGGCGTCATGTCCCTGCTCTACGAGCGCGGCCTGAAGGTGCAGCCTTTTAAAGTAGGTCTGGATTATATAGACCCGAGCTATCATTCGCTGGTCACCCACCGCCAGAGCGAGAACCTGGACGGCTTCTTAATGTCCGAGCCGGCCATCGTGGAGGCGTTCCAGCACTCAGCCGAGGGCTCCGACGTCGCGATCATCGAGGGCGTCCGCGGCCTCTACGAGGGCCTGGAGGCGTTATCCGACATCGGCTCCACGGCGCAGATCGCGAAAATATTAAATGCGCCCGTGGTGCTCGTCCTGGACGCGCAGAGCATCACCCGGAGCACGGCCGCTATCGTCAAGGGCTACAAGGACTTCGATAAGCGTATCAATTTTAAGGGCGTCATCCTCAACAAGGTAGGCAGCGACCGCCACGCCGAAAAGGCCACGGCCGCCATCCAGAAATACACGGGCGTCGAGGTGCTCGGCGCCATTCCGAGGAATAAGGGCATGAGTCTCACCATGCGCCACCTGGGCCTCATACCTGCCCGGGAGGGGGCATCCATGGTGGACGATTTTGGAGTCCGCATCGATAAGATAAAGGCCATCGTCCAGGAGCACGTTAACATCGACCGCCTGCTGGAGATCGCGAAGAGCGCGCCGAAGCTGAAGACCGGCCGGCAGAGCATCTTCAAGCAGGAAAAGCCCACGGGCGCCCGCATCGGGGTGGCCATGGACGAGGCGTTCAACTTCTACTATAAGGATAACGTGGACTTATTACAATTAAAGGGCGCCGAAGTGGTCTACTTCAGCCCGCTGCACGACCGGGAGATCCCCGACGTGGACGGGCTGATACTCGGAGGCGGCTACCCGGAATTCTTCGCCCGGGAGCTGTCGGAGAACGCCTCCATGCGCAAGTCGATAGCGGATGCTTCGGCAAGCGGCATGCCCATCTACGCCGAATGCGGGGGCATGATGTACCTCACCGGCACGCTGGAGGACGAGAAAGGCAAGCGCTTCGACATGGTCGGCGCCTTCGGCGGCGTCGCCTCCATGAAGCACATCCGCCACATTGGCTACGTCCTCGGCCAGCTAGAGAAGGACACGCCGATAGGCGTGAAGGGCACCTTCTTCAAGGGCCACGAGTTCCACTACTCCGTCCTGACCGACGTGCCGCCAGACGCCAAGTTCGCATACCGCATGGACCGGGGCATCGGCATCAAGGACGGCCTGGACGGCATGCTCGTGAACAATACGCTCGGATCCTATACGCATTTACACGCCGCCTCATACGTCCCATTCGCACGAAACTTCGTGGATGCGTGCGTGGAATACAAAGGGCAATAA
- a CDS encoding cupin domain-containing protein translates to MIRRRSNISSYVTKDGSRIWELFHPESSPVKDVSTAEALVEAGQETETHVHRKSQEIYYILEGSGDMRLGSKTMAVVSGDVVLIPPGMRHSIKNTDTKILRILCICSPPYSHVDTELDLPEGSTGAP, encoded by the coding sequence ATGATACGCCGCAGGTCTAATATATCTTCCTATGTGACGAAGGACGGGTCCAGGATATGGGAGCTGTTCCACCCCGAGTCGTCGCCCGTGAAAGACGTCAGCACCGCAGAGGCCCTCGTCGAGGCAGGGCAGGAGACGGAGACTCATGTGCATCGAAAATCACAGGAGATATATTATATCCTTGAAGGGTCTGGCGACATGCGGCTCGGCAGCAAAACAATGGCCGTTGTTTCGGGCGATGTGGTACTTATCCCTCCCGGGATGCGGCACAGCATTAAAAATACGGATACGAAAATACTGAGGATCCTTTGCATCTGCAGCCCGCCCTATTCGCATGTAGATACGGAGCTAGACCTGCCAGAGGGATCAACGGGCGCGCCATAA
- a CDS encoding ABC transporter permease — protein MPGLKAIFKKELISVMKEKTIVLAILIQLLIASFSSVILIGLMSYYDPESIGQNSALHLTAGVVGESPLSGYLRDAGIAVVQYDSTGEAQAAMSAGRIDFIAALSPAEGGIENMQLYLPASDSRSTVITMMIKDPLSKYENYLREQNGIHVQYTSLKGRQSTTYEFLYTLIVPMLMFFPAFISGSMIIDSLSEEVENKTMDTLMASPVSLNAVLFGKVGAAIFLAIIQCVMWALLLALNRLYIQNVVLVLLLALIITAFVTFGSGLISMYFKDRERSQFVYSILIMAAAGASLFFNPSPISLMARLAMGEAHVGILDVALFTLPLIVLIAVFFLASRRLLAMKA, from the coding sequence ATGCCCGGGCTTAAGGCGATATTCAAGAAGGAGCTAATATCGGTGATGAAGGAGAAGACCATCGTGCTGGCCATCCTCATCCAGCTTCTCATCGCCTCCTTCTCCTCGGTCATCCTCATCGGGCTGATGTCGTATTACGACCCGGAGTCCATCGGCCAGAACAGCGCGCTGCACCTGACGGCGGGCGTCGTAGGCGAATCTCCCCTCTCGGGATACCTTCGGGACGCAGGCATCGCCGTGGTACAGTATGACTCCACAGGAGAGGCGCAGGCGGCCATGAGCGCCGGCAGGATCGACTTCATCGCGGCCCTGAGCCCGGCGGAGGGCGGCATCGAGAACATGCAGCTCTACCTCCCCGCCTCGGACTCCAGGTCCACGGTCATCACCATGATGATCAAGGACCCGCTGTCAAAATACGAGAACTACCTGCGGGAGCAGAACGGCATCCACGTCCAGTACACGAGCCTCAAGGGGCGGCAGTCAACGACCTACGAGTTTTTATATACATTAATCGTTCCCATGCTCATGTTCTTCCCGGCCTTCATCTCGGGCAGCATGATCATCGACTCGCTGTCCGAGGAGGTGGAGAACAAGACCATGGACACGCTCATGGCGTCGCCGGTATCGCTGAACGCCGTGCTGTTCGGGAAGGTCGGCGCGGCGATCTTTTTAGCTATCATCCAGTGCGTCATGTGGGCGCTACTGCTGGCGCTGAACCGCCTGTATATCCAGAACGTCGTGCTGGTGCTGCTTCTGGCCCTCATCATTACGGCCTTCGTCACCTTCGGCTCTGGCCTCATATCCATGTACTTCAAGGACCGCGAGCGCTCGCAGTTCGTCTACTCCATCCTGATCATGGCAGCCGCCGGCGCCAGCCTGTTCTTCAACCCGTCGCCGATCAGCCTTATGGCCCGCCTCGCCATGGGCGAAGCCCACGTGGGCATCCTGGACGTGGCGCTGTTCACGCTGCCCCTCATCGTGCTCATCGCGGTCTTTTTCCTGGCCTCGCGGCGGCTGCTGGCGATGAAGGCATAA
- the cfbD gene encoding Ni-sirohydrochlorin a,c-diamide reductive cyclase catalytic subunit: protein MEQLETVDRIMQPRPSSIVAALYTLRDLDTDVAILHGPPGCCFKHSRLLEEDGMHVVTTAMCDSDYVFGGHDLLVGVLKKAVDRFHPKTVGIVGTCASMIIGENFHRAVEEADVGVPVIEVEIHAGYNDNTHGAIVTLEAARAAGLLGEAELERQKRMLLLATDIEKKFGAASRDYIEPSRGDLKYRAAERLLELMRGGKKGLSILNAKKETAYMFADVNLAVSQAAKVVGAPAPVTIANLDPDIGLPRIRRYATTITSQMAEAGVAVDHVTGGLDEYPVSGETAARVITEKYSNYDYVVLSGVPHAVPFEAVRGMEIFSITNGPRQVEPLKTAGHRHVMVEVDLHPKTLGVHGMVESEFGETLRSMI, encoded by the coding sequence ATGGAACAGCTAGAGACAGTTGACCGTATCATGCAGCCGCGGCCCAGCTCCATCGTGGCCGCGCTCTACACGCTCCGGGACCTGGACACGGACGTTGCCATACTCCACGGCCCGCCCGGGTGCTGCTTCAAGCACTCCCGGCTTTTAGAGGAGGACGGCATGCACGTCGTCACCACGGCGATGTGCGACTCGGACTACGTCTTCGGCGGCCACGACCTGCTCGTGGGCGTTTTGAAAAAGGCCGTGGACCGTTTCCACCCAAAAACGGTGGGCATCGTGGGGACTTGCGCGAGCATGATAATCGGCGAGAACTTCCACCGCGCCGTCGAAGAGGCCGACGTGGGGGTGCCCGTAATTGAAGTCGAGATCCACGCCGGCTATAACGATAATACGCACGGCGCCATCGTGACGCTGGAGGCGGCCAGAGCGGCAGGCCTGCTGGGCGAAGCCGAGCTGGAGCGGCAGAAGAGAATGCTCCTGCTGGCGACCGACATCGAGAAAAAGTTCGGCGCCGCCAGCCGCGACTACATCGAGCCGTCCCGGGGCGACCTCAAATACCGGGCCGCAGAGCGGCTGCTGGAATTAATGCGGGGGGGCAAAAAGGGCCTTTCGATCCTCAACGCGAAGAAGGAGACCGCCTACATGTTCGCCGATGTCAACCTGGCCGTAAGCCAGGCGGCGAAGGTCGTCGGCGCTCCGGCGCCCGTGACCATCGCCAACCTCGACCCGGACATTGGCCTGCCCCGCATCCGGCGCTATGCGACAACCATCACTTCCCAGATGGCCGAAGCCGGCGTGGCCGTCGACCATGTCACAGGGGGCCTCGACGAGTACCCGGTGAGCGGAGAAACGGCGGCCAGGGTCATAACGGAAAAATATTCAAACTATGATTACGTGGTGCTCTCGGGCGTACCCCATGCCGTACCCTTTGAAGCCGTCAGGGGCATGGAAATATTTTCAATCACGAACGGGCCCCGCCAGGTCGAGCCTTTAAAAACGGCGGGCCACCGGCACGTCATGGTGGAAGTGGACCTGCACCCGAAGACGCTCGGCGTCCACGGCATGGTCGAGTCCGAGTTCGGGGAGACATTGAGGAGCATGATATGA
- a CDS encoding MBL fold metallo-hydrolase, with protein sequence MSEITFLGTAGGRMVVANQIRKSGGMWLDLDGNSVLLDPGPGCLIRCVELGFRPSRLDCIVLSHRHIDHSNDVNIMAEAMSGGGFKPKGILIAPWDCLEGDDPVVLKYVRKYIKNNIFLLREGAKFKLNGVAIEGALRLKHSDVESYAIKFHFEGRTLGYIADTKYFDGIGEAMKGCDYLIINMVRITYDDRFQHLIPGDVEKILKVAKPGMAILNHFGMQVVKAHPRDIAFRIEKTTGVNTVAAEDGMRLKLDRTKAEKDSTLERFIK encoded by the coding sequence ATGTCGGAGATCACTTTCCTGGGCACCGCCGGCGGGCGCATGGTCGTCGCAAACCAGATCCGCAAGAGCGGCGGCATGTGGCTCGACCTGGACGGCAACTCCGTCCTGCTCGACCCGGGCCCGGGCTGTCTCATCCGCTGCGTGGAGCTCGGCTTCAGGCCCTCGCGGCTGGACTGCATCGTCCTCTCGCACCGCCACATCGACCATTCCAACGACGTCAATATCATGGCCGAGGCCATGTCGGGCGGCGGCTTCAAGCCGAAGGGCATACTCATCGCCCCGTGGGACTGCCTGGAAGGGGACGACCCCGTCGTTTTAAAATACGTCCGCAAGTATATCAAGAACAACATTTTCCTGCTCAGGGAGGGCGCGAAGTTTAAATTGAACGGCGTGGCTATCGAGGGCGCGCTGCGGCTGAAGCACTCGGACGTGGAGTCATACGCCATCAAGTTCCACTTCGAGGGCAGGACTTTGGGCTATATCGCCGATACGAAATATTTCGACGGCATCGGCGAGGCTATGAAGGGTTGTGACTATTTGATCATAAACATGGTGCGGATCACGTATGACGACCGCTTCCAGCACCTCATACCCGGCGACGTCGAGAAGATACTAAAAGTCGCTAAGCCTGGCATGGCGATCCTGAACCACTTTGGCATGCAGGTCGTCAAGGCTCACCCCCGGGACATCGCCTTTCGCATCGAGAAGACAACGGGCGTGAACACCGTCGCCGCCGAGGATGGGATGCGCCTGAAGCTCGACCGGACGAAAGCGGAAAAGGATTCTACACTCGAGCGATTTATTAAATAG
- the cfbE gene encoding coenzyme F430 synthase produces the protein MEPGLKIGVLDINHGGLLLAGRLRGLGYDAFAVDVYGTKESRTDVPVLRPDEVKGFDVLAAPVHAPAIPLLQRAYAENKLVLTHHELTGFIVRKAGLLKSKCIEVTGTYGKTTACTLLARMFPREDVLLHTSRGLFYNGELIERLSITPANVIRALELAADKHPDLCIFEVSLGLCGIGDASVITTLDRDYPVAGGSKTAREAKLHALKHMKPDSILICESSLKVETTNKLTFGRGGNVFYAPDGRVRYRLPGGMEGWLKIHLKGGFDGRSYRGPALCAAATALATGGKPEEIQQAFEDFDGIDGRMKFSTLQGRVLLDNSNSGLSIDGVERALDAVEEDEGWKVLVVGEEAYNVCDGLDPEKVLTLLSDARFDEAVLVGDRLRRDGEQLSSKGCAHADSLEAGLALALEKTEPGDTIISCVKTWR, from the coding sequence ATGGAGCCTGGCCTGAAGATCGGCGTGCTGGACATCAATCACGGAGGCCTGCTGCTGGCCGGGAGGCTGCGCGGCCTGGGCTATGACGCCTTCGCCGTGGACGTCTACGGCACTAAAGAGTCCCGGACGGACGTGCCCGTGCTCAGGCCGGACGAGGTAAAGGGCTTCGACGTGCTCGCGGCGCCCGTGCATGCGCCCGCAATTCCCCTCCTCCAGAGGGCATATGCGGAGAACAAGCTCGTCCTCACCCACCACGAGCTGACGGGCTTTATCGTTCGAAAGGCCGGGCTGTTAAAAAGTAAATGCATCGAAGTGACGGGGACATACGGTAAGACCACCGCCTGCACACTTTTAGCGCGCATGTTTCCCCGTGAGGATGTCCTCCTGCATACGAGCAGAGGCTTATTCTACAACGGCGAGCTGATCGAGAGGCTGAGCATCACGCCGGCGAACGTCATCCGGGCGCTGGAGCTCGCGGCCGATAAGCATCCGGACCTTTGCATCTTCGAAGTATCGCTGGGGCTCTGTGGTATCGGGGACGCGAGCGTCATCACGACGCTCGACCGGGACTATCCGGTCGCGGGCGGCTCGAAGACCGCACGGGAGGCTAAGCTTCATGCCCTAAAGCACATGAAGCCTGACAGCATCTTAATATGTGAGAGCTCCCTAAAAGTCGAAACCACGAACAAGCTGACCTTCGGCCGGGGAGGGAACGTGTTCTACGCCCCGGACGGGAGAGTACGCTACCGCCTGCCGGGCGGCATGGAGGGGTGGCTAAAAATCCATTTAAAAGGAGGCTTTGACGGCCGCTCATACCGGGGACCGGCGCTTTGCGCAGCCGCGACAGCGCTGGCCACTGGCGGAAAGCCTGAGGAGATCCAGCAGGCCTTCGAGGACTTCGACGGCATCGACGGGCGGATGAAATTTTCCACGCTCCAGGGCCGGGTGCTCCTGGACAACTCGAACTCCGGGCTGTCGATAGATGGCGTGGAGCGCGCCCTGGACGCCGTCGAGGAGGACGAGGGCTGGAAAGTCCTCGTAGTCGGCGAAGAAGCCTATAACGTCTGTGACGGCCTCGACCCTGAAAAAGTACTAACATTATTAAGCGACGCCCGCTTCGACGAGGCCGTACTCGTCGGCGACCGCCTTCGACGGGACGGCGAACAATTGTCCTCGAAAGGCTGCGCGCACGCGGACAGCCTGGAGGCAGGCCTGGCGCTGGCGCTGGAAAAGACGGAGCCGGGCGATACGATCATAAGCTGCGTTAAGACATGGAGGTGA